GCAAAGGATCCAAAAGTGAATCACATCCCTAACCATTTTCTTTATGGAACTGCAGAACTCTCCGTGAGGCAATAACCTACCAtcagaaaaaaaagggggaaaaaacttTAAGTTATTCATTTCTCCTCTAGACAACCAAAAGCCAGAGGCATTGTCCTGATTTATTCTACGCTAAATATGAAATTGGTCGGATTGACCACGCTCCAAACTCTTAACAATCTTTATTCCGCCTCGGTGCGGTTCTGTCAATAAAAAAATGTTGCAATCTTCTATGACTTACTAATCCCCGAAAGATCTATAGGAAATGAGCTACAATAGAAGCAACCAGGACCCAAATTCTGGCCCTCGACGCATTCGCGAGTTTTGCCAACAGCCTCAGTAGGTCCTCCTATGCCAATCATCTTTTTGCTACTATTTTGCTTTAgacgaaaaaaaaaggaaagggttTGCTCTGGTGCATGAAACTCCCGTCGCTGTAGGGTCTGAGACGGGTTAGATATTTGCAATCCTATGCTACATTCTGTAAAACTGCTTCCATGTTTCAAACCTATATACCCAAATCACAATGGAACAATCTTACTTTTGCTTCTATTTCACATGTCAGGTGGCCTCATTTTCGCTTTAATCATCTTTCTAATCTCTCCATCTTATACATGGCTCCTTGACCCGAATCATTTTCTTTGCCGAAGACTGAAATTGATGTACACAAGAAGGAACCCATAAGCGTATTTTAACTTAGATCAGCCATGGACAACCATATCGATCACTGAACCGAACAGAAAGGTTTCCATTCAACACAATAAGCCATCATACTTGCAAGAAACTAAATGTATAAGAGCAAGAAAGAAAATAACATAAAGCAAAGGCTCCAGTACTGCGACCAACGATCATGCAAACCAGAAAAGAAGCTTACATTAAGAAGTACAACTTATGTATCAGAAGAGGCTTCGATCCTCGCACTAATAAAATTATTCAGTAAGGGGGCCAGTAGACTTGATCGAACACGACGGAGGGGTCCATTTGCTGGTGATAGCTTCCGCCGGCCCCGGTACAACTCACCACCACGTCCGCATTAAACCCCCCGTCCGTGGCCATGACGCAGTTGCTGTTATTGGTCAGCAGCGAGGAGAGCGGCAGGGACTGGTGGGATAGAGCTGGGACGGGTGAGGGGCCGCCAAGGTTGAGGTTGAGGCCCGAGAGCGTGAAGGGGGGGCAGCTCGGGGGCTGGGGTTGGATGGGGAGGAGGTTGGGTCCGGGTCCCGAGCCCGGGGCGGTGCCCCTCGCGAACCTGGAGAGCTCCGCGAGGTCGGCGCCCGCCATGAGGTAGCTCCGGGCATGCGCCCCGTAGTCGGGCGGGACCGTCATCATGTCCAGGTGGTGGtggtgatggtggtggtggtAAGGGTTGACGCGGGGTTGGCTCGAGGGATACTTCTTCCCGCCGGGGCTCTTCGCGAACACGCGGCAGACCACCCACTCGTCCTGCTGCTGTCAACGTTCCAAATATCAAATATCATACATGCTCGGataccatcatcatcatcatcatcaagtgCATCTCGAACTCAGAACATGATAACATGAagcatgagtttttttttttttttttgcttctattTCTTTCTGACAGTGATACTTCTGATGAAGACTATCATTTTGTTCCAATTTATCTGTATGTTCTTCAGCTATCAACTATTATCAGCTGTTAAAACAAGGACTAATTCCTCATGGTGAAATAACAATGTTTCATTGTGTAATATTTAGATAGAATTAATtgtttaataatataattattgcaAATAGTagtgacatatatatatatatatatatgggaaaCTATATGCTGGCCCTTGTAAGCATTGCTTTGGATACCTCTAAATGTcatctaatattaaaaataaagcaATATTATTTGGCTACTGAACATACGTTGCAAAGTTGGGTTTTATAATAGCAAATAATGGACGATCGCAGAAAAATAACAATTCTATCAGACAACCACTAATTGTGGAATGTAAGAAAATAG
The sequence above is a segment of the Elaeis guineensis isolate ETL-2024a chromosome 7, EG11, whole genome shotgun sequence genome. Coding sequences within it:
- the LOC105049308 gene encoding NAC domain-containing protein 92 isoform X3, with amino-acid sequence MEGGAKEEQLPPGFRFHPTDEELIAYYLTQKISEANFSARAITEVDLNKCEPWDLPAKAKMGEKEWYFFSLRDRKYPTGVRTNRATNAGYWKTTGKDKEIFSSQTSELLGMKKTLVFYKGRAPRGEKTNWVMHEYRLQSKSAVKANKQQDEWVVCRVFAKSPGGKKYPSSQPRVNPYHHHHHHHHLDMMTVPPDYGAHARSYLMAGADLAELSRFARGTAPGSGPGPNLLPIQPQPPSCPPFTLSGLNLNLGGPSPVPALSHQSLPLSSLLTNNSNCVMATDGGFNADVVVSCTGAGGSYHQQMDPSVVFDQVYWPPY